A genome region from Chryseobacterium sp. G0186 includes the following:
- a CDS encoding Gfo/Idh/MocA family oxidoreductase, with product MQLVRVGLCAFGMSGKVFHAPFLKEHPGFFISAVVERSKEESKEKYPEATIYRSVEDMLQSKEIELVIINTPVQTHYEYAKKALEAGKNIVVEKPFTVNVAEAEELVKLAEDKGLFLSVYQNRRFDRDFLQVQKVVNERKLGNIKEAEIRFDRFRTTPSGKQHKENPDQIGSGSLHDLGSHLVDQAVQYFGYPEKLFADVFSMKGIEFANDYFEILLFYKNDLRVRLKSSVFSKEAHYAYTIHGDRGSFLQERTDNQENELVAGAIPVYGKEWMQPLKEADGILNILNENSETKRIQTSSEAGNYMDYYQQIYEHIVFGYPLPSPGKEIIQNMKIIDASLESSREEKVIEL from the coding sequence ATGCAATTGGTAAGAGTAGGGCTTTGTGCCTTTGGAATGAGTGGAAAGGTGTTTCATGCTCCCTTTTTAAAAGAACATCCGGGGTTTTTTATTTCTGCTGTGGTAGAAAGAAGTAAGGAAGAGTCTAAAGAAAAATATCCTGAGGCAACCATTTATCGTTCAGTGGAAGATATGCTTCAAAGTAAAGAGATTGAATTGGTGATTATCAATACGCCGGTTCAGACCCATTATGAATATGCTAAAAAAGCTCTGGAGGCAGGGAAAAATATTGTTGTTGAAAAACCATTTACTGTAAATGTAGCAGAAGCTGAGGAGTTGGTAAAGCTTGCCGAAGATAAGGGGTTGTTCCTGAGTGTATATCAGAACAGGAGATTTGATCGTGATTTCCTACAGGTGCAAAAGGTTGTAAATGAAAGAAAACTGGGGAACATCAAGGAGGCAGAAATCCGTTTTGACAGATTCCGAACGACGCCAAGTGGAAAACAGCATAAGGAAAATCCAGATCAGATAGGTTCAGGTTCTCTTCATGACCTTGGTTCACACCTTGTCGATCAGGCTGTACAGTATTTCGGTTATCCTGAAAAACTTTTTGCAGATGTGTTTTCCATGAAAGGGATAGAATTCGCGAATGATTATTTTGAAATCTTACTTTTTTACAAAAATGATTTAAGAGTAAGGCTGAAATCTTCTGTGTTTAGTAAAGAAGCTCATTATGCCTATACGATTCACGGAGATAGAGGAAGCTTTTTGCAGGAAAGAACAGATAATCAGGAAAATGAATTGGTTGCCGGAGCCATTCCTGTTTATGGCAAAGAATGGATGCAGCCATTGAAAGAGGCGGACGGGATTCTAAATATTCTAAATGAAAATTCTGAAACAAAAAGAATACAAACCTCAAGCGAAGCCGGAAACTACATGGATTACTACCAGCAAATCTATGAACACATCGTTTTTGGATATCCTCTACCGTCTCCGGGAAAAGAAATTATTCAGAATATGAAGATTATAGATGCATCACTGGAAAGTAGCAGAGAAGAAAAGGTGATTGAATTATAA
- a CDS encoding TonB-dependent siderophore receptor: MKRQLLSLGLLFAAISVSSQMKNAEADTIRTQTIEDINLHKTGNPNQARSLSTKSNLTVMENPQPIAIVTHEIIEQQQAKQLSDVLQNVNGMYVTSSRGNSQDSFGGRGFILGNDNIFKNGTRVNSGVFPEVSGLERVEVLKGANAMLFGNAAAGGIINMITKKPKFNFGGSIGLNAGSWNSYKPTVDIYGPLSKNIAFRINGAYEYAESFRDVVESEKYYFNPSFLFNISPKSQLIVEADYLKNNFTPDFGLGTITNPDGSYKINDLLPNNAFLGADWQYQNVEQVSTNVTFNHQFNDRWTLNTVASFQSYTKDYYSTERVQWSYDKPNNRYFWARPLNKTFNEQNYTSLQVNINGEFNTGKINHKVLIGTDGDYGVQNNYTYTNPTSYGTNGNTSATNNNIYLGDPSSWASGKIPDASLKDRTRIPAQRFGIYVQDFISLTKQFKVIAGLRWSYLETMTNTKNTFANNQGDVDQKNTAISDRAFSPKAGLVYMPNDNLSVFATYTNSFAQNTGKDIYEQALKPTTIDQYEVGVKKNFWNNALAVNLTAYQIIYNNYYQTAPQLANGQANSDSFYKEFAGKMRSRGVELDITGNPTENLSIIGGFSYNNSVYLDTPDNFGYVEKQRLVRTPATTANASVFYKFTRFAKGLKVGAGAYFIGDRLAGWNDTKNGSTGLGARNGISRSFALKDYTTVMVSVGYEWKKFSIQGKVGNLFNVENYNVHENYSVNPIMPRNYYFTLTYKL, encoded by the coding sequence ATGAAAAGACAACTACTTTCTTTAGGTCTTCTATTTGCCGCTATTTCAGTGAGTTCACAAATGAAAAATGCTGAAGCGGATACTATCAGAACCCAAACCATTGAAGACATTAATCTTCATAAAACAGGAAATCCTAACCAGGCGAGGTCATTATCTACAAAGTCCAACTTGACGGTAATGGAAAATCCACAGCCTATTGCGATCGTTACTCATGAAATTATTGAGCAACAGCAAGCAAAACAGCTGAGTGATGTTCTTCAAAACGTAAACGGAATGTATGTTACTTCCTCAAGAGGAAATTCACAAGACAGCTTTGGTGGACGTGGTTTTATCTTAGGAAATGACAATATTTTCAAGAATGGAACAAGGGTAAATAGTGGAGTTTTCCCTGAAGTAAGTGGCCTGGAAAGAGTAGAAGTTTTAAAAGGAGCCAATGCTATGCTTTTTGGTAATGCAGCGGCAGGAGGTATTATCAATATGATCACCAAGAAACCTAAGTTCAATTTTGGTGGAAGTATTGGATTAAATGCAGGAAGCTGGAATTCCTACAAACCAACTGTTGATATTTATGGACCTTTATCTAAAAATATTGCATTCAGAATAAATGGAGCATATGAATATGCTGAGAGCTTCAGAGATGTTGTAGAGTCTGAAAAATATTATTTCAACCCTTCATTCTTATTCAATATAAGCCCTAAATCCCAATTAATTGTTGAGGCAGATTATCTTAAGAATAATTTCACTCCGGACTTTGGCCTTGGAACGATCACAAATCCTGATGGAAGCTACAAGATAAATGACTTATTGCCTAATAATGCTTTCTTAGGTGCAGACTGGCAGTATCAAAACGTAGAACAAGTTTCAACCAATGTAACTTTCAATCATCAATTTAATGACAGATGGACATTAAATACGGTTGCATCATTTCAAAGTTATACAAAAGATTACTATTCAACAGAAAGAGTACAGTGGTCATATGACAAACCCAACAACCGATATTTTTGGGCTAGACCATTGAACAAAACATTCAATGAACAAAATTATACTTCATTACAGGTAAATATTAATGGAGAGTTCAATACCGGAAAAATTAATCATAAAGTTCTAATTGGTACAGATGGAGACTATGGAGTTCAGAATAACTACACCTATACCAACCCTACTTCATATGGAACTAATGGTAATACCTCTGCCACTAACAATAACATCTATTTAGGTGATCCATCAAGCTGGGCGAGTGGCAAAATACCTGACGCTTCTTTAAAAGACAGAACAAGAATTCCTGCACAAAGATTTGGTATTTACGTTCAGGATTTCATCAGTCTTACAAAGCAATTTAAAGTAATTGCCGGTTTAAGATGGTCTTATTTGGAAACAATGACCAATACCAAAAATACATTTGCAAATAACCAAGGAGATGTAGATCAAAAAAATACGGCTATATCAGACAGAGCATTTTCACCAAAAGCTGGTTTAGTCTACATGCCAAATGATAACCTTTCTGTATTTGCAACCTATACCAACTCCTTTGCTCAGAATACAGGAAAAGATATTTATGAGCAAGCATTAAAACCTACCACTATTGATCAGTATGAAGTAGGTGTAAAGAAAAATTTCTGGAATAATGCTTTAGCTGTTAACCTAACTGCTTATCAGATTATTTATAATAATTATTATCAAACAGCTCCTCAACTAGCAAACGGACAGGCAAATTCAGATTCATTCTATAAAGAATTTGCAGGGAAAATGAGAAGCCGTGGAGTTGAATTGGATATTACCGGAAACCCAACAGAAAACCTTTCCATTATCGGAGGTTTCTCTTACAACAATTCTGTATACCTAGATACCCCTGATAATTTCGGATATGTTGAAAAGCAAAGACTGGTAAGAACTCCGGCTACTACAGCCAATGCTTCAGTATTCTATAAGTTTACGAGATTTGCAAAAGGCCTAAAAGTAGGTGCAGGAGCTTACTTCATTGGAGATAGATTAGCAGGATGGAATGATACCAAAAATGGTTCTACAGGCTTGGGTGCAAGAAATGGAATCAGTAGATCATTTGCATTAAAGGATTATACTACCGTAATGGTATCTGTAGGATATGAGTGGAAAAAATTCTCTATCCAAGGAAAGGTGGGGAACTTGTTTAATGTAGAGAACTATAACGTTCACGAGAACTATTCGGTGAACCCGATTATGCCAAGAAATTATTATTTTACACTGACGTACAAACTGTAG
- a CDS encoding peroxiredoxin — protein sequence MSIKLGDTAPNFQAETSLGDINFYDYLGNDWGILFSHPADYTPVCTTELGYTSKLQSEFAERNTKAIALSVDGVEDHQHWVKDINETQNTKVQFPIIADKDSKISELYDFIHPNASATATVRSLLIIDPAKKVRLIITYPASTGRNFNEILRVLDSLQLADKHQVATPVNWEYGDDVIIPPTISTEEARKIFPKGVTEIKPYLRYTPQPNI from the coding sequence ATGTCAATCAAACTAGGAGATACAGCACCCAACTTTCAGGCAGAAACCTCTTTAGGTGATATTAATTTTTATGACTATCTGGGGAACGATTGGGGAATTTTATTTTCACATCCGGCAGATTATACCCCTGTTTGCACTACAGAGCTTGGATATACCTCAAAATTGCAGTCAGAATTTGCCGAAAGGAATACAAAGGCTATTGCTTTAAGTGTAGATGGAGTAGAAGATCATCAACATTGGGTTAAGGATATTAATGAAACCCAAAATACGAAAGTACAGTTTCCCATTATTGCTGATAAAGACAGCAAAATTTCAGAATTATATGATTTTATTCATCCTAATGCTTCAGCTACTGCCACGGTACGCTCCCTATTGATCATCGACCCGGCCAAAAAAGTAAGGCTTATTATTACATATCCTGCTTCTACCGGAAGAAATTTTAATGAAATTCTAAGAGTTTTAGATTCTTTACAGCTTGCAGATAAGCATCAGGTAGCCACTCCTGTTAATTGGGAATATGGAGATGATGTGATTATTCCTCCAACAATCTCTACGGAAGAAGCCAGAAAAATATTTCCGAAAGGAGTGACAGAAATAAAGCCCTATTTAAGATATACTCCTCAACCTAATATTTGA
- a CDS encoding mechanosensitive ion channel family protein: MEKTGLSYIDVVYKVLESWYVTFAELTPKLIVGILVFTFFLITSKYLSQISVKLFHRFFPKSQKESSLVTLISIFRFLIMLLGTFISLEIMGFSGFLWKFIGSLGVAGVIAGVALKDLVSSIFSGMLIGIDKAFKVGDYITIGAHSGTVQEIGFLTTKILTDDGKKAYIPNQVVFNAPFYNITASPQRRIILNFEIPADEDISKAQKSILEVIKGLDNVDKLDTAEVIFTDLKQGSFNLQVKFWIKVGANLAQVKSMAYLGIKERFDTDNIQLVTPTSISITNGENNLYESQDK; encoded by the coding sequence ATGGAGAAAACCGGACTCAGCTATATTGACGTTGTTTATAAGGTATTGGAAAGCTGGTATGTAACATTTGCAGAGCTCACCCCGAAGCTAATCGTGGGAATTTTAGTCTTTACTTTCTTTCTTATCACCAGCAAATATTTAAGCCAAATTTCAGTAAAACTATTTCACAGATTCTTTCCTAAAAGCCAAAAGGAAAGTTCATTGGTTACCCTGATCAGTATATTCAGATTTTTAATCATGCTGCTGGGAACCTTTATATCCCTTGAAATTATGGGATTCAGTGGTTTTCTGTGGAAGTTTATCGGTAGCCTGGGAGTTGCAGGGGTTATTGCCGGGGTTGCCCTAAAAGACCTTGTTTCAAGTATCTTTTCAGGAATGCTGATCGGAATAGATAAGGCATTTAAAGTTGGAGATTATATTACCATTGGTGCTCATTCCGGAACCGTACAGGAAATTGGTTTTCTGACTACAAAAATACTTACGGATGATGGAAAGAAAGCCTATATCCCTAATCAGGTGGTCTTCAATGCTCCGTTTTATAATATTACGGCATCACCACAACGTAGAATTATTCTCAACTTTGAAATTCCTGCAGATGAAGACATCAGCAAGGCCCAAAAAAGTATTCTGGAGGTCATAAAAGGCCTTGATAATGTGGATAAGCTGGATACCGCAGAGGTTATCTTTACTGATTTAAAACAGGGTTCATTTAACCTTCAGGTAAAATTCTGGATAAAAGTTGGTGCTAATCTGGCCCAAGTGAAAAGTATGGCCTATCTAGGCATTAAAGAACGATTTGATACAGATAATATTCAGCTGGTAACCCCTACGAGTATCAGTATCACGAACGGAGAAAATAATTTATATGAAAGTCAGGACAAGTAA
- a CDS encoding IS3 family transposase, whose amino-acid sequence MIFTCGLLGLNRQIYYRSIKRTEVCRNRASEVVELVECVRIKMPRLGGRKLYFILKESLGSIKVGRDKFFDILRANHLLIVPRKNYHVTTNSHHRFRKHKNLILDYQITKPNQVWVADITYIGDRKSPSYLSLITDAYSKKIVGHFVADNLNTESSLIALKRALKKHKGMVGPLIHHSDRGLQYCSNEYQKVLQKHQLKCSMTQNSDPYENAIAERINGILKHEFNIDRHHINNALRRKLVDESIETYNNLRPHFSNYYLTPNQMHKQTKIKMRTYKNKNQSKRKFALV is encoded by the coding sequence TTGATTTTTACTTGTGGATTGTTAGGGTTAAATAGACAAATCTATTATAGAAGTATCAAGCGTACAGAAGTTTGTAGGAATAGGGCTTCAGAGGTTGTAGAACTGGTAGAGTGTGTTCGTATTAAAATGCCCCGATTAGGAGGCAGAAAACTATATTTTATTTTAAAAGAATCCCTAGGTTCTATCAAAGTAGGAAGAGATAAATTCTTTGACATCCTAAGAGCGAATCATTTATTGATTGTCCCCAGGAAAAATTACCATGTTACGACCAACTCCCATCATCGCTTCAGAAAGCATAAAAATTTGATTCTGGACTATCAGATCACAAAACCCAACCAGGTTTGGGTTGCTGATATTACTTACATAGGGGACAGAAAAAGCCCAAGCTATTTAAGCTTAATAACGGATGCTTATTCCAAGAAAATAGTGGGACATTTTGTAGCAGATAATTTAAATACAGAAAGTAGTCTTATCGCATTGAAAAGAGCTTTAAAGAAACACAAAGGTATGGTAGGCCCATTAATTCATCATTCTGATCGTGGCTTACAATACTGCTCGAATGAATATCAGAAAGTCTTGCAAAAACATCAATTAAAATGCAGCATGACACAAAACTCAGATCCTTATGAAAATGCAATAGCAGAGAGGATAAATGGTATTTTAAAGCATGAATTTAATATTGATAGACATCATATAAACAATGCGTTAAGAAGAAAATTAGTGGATGAATCCATTGAAACCTATAATAATCTACGTCCTCATTTTTCAAATTATTATCTAACCCCAAATCAAATGCATAAACAGACAAAAATTAAAATGAGAACTTATAAAAATAAAAACCAAAGCAAAAGAAAATTTGCTCTGGTTTAA
- the sucC gene encoding ADP-forming succinate--CoA ligase subunit beta — MNLHEYQSKEILSKYGVAIQRGFVANNVDEAVAAAEKLTAETGAQAWVVKAQIHAGGRGKGGGVKFSPNMDKLKENAQNILGMQLITPQTSAEGKKVHSVLIAEDVYYPGESETKEFYVSILLDRAEGKNTIVYSTEGGMDIEHVAEVTPHLIHNELIDPAIGLQGFQARKIAFNLGLEGNAFKEFTKFITSLYNAYTGIDASLFEINPVLKTSDNKIIAVDAKVTLDDNSLFRHKDLAELRDTREEDPMDVEAGEAGLNFVKLDGNVACMVNGAGLAMATMDIIKLSGGNPANFLDVGGTADAQRVQTAFGIILRDPNVKAILINIFGGIVRCDRVAQGVVDAYKAMGSLPVPLIVRLQGTNAVEAKKLIDESGLPVHSAITLEEAANKVKEVLS; from the coding sequence ATGAATCTTCACGAGTATCAATCAAAAGAGATTTTATCAAAGTATGGAGTAGCTATCCAACGTGGTTTCGTTGCAAACAACGTAGACGAAGCTGTAGCAGCTGCTGAAAAACTGACTGCTGAAACTGGAGCACAGGCTTGGGTTGTAAAAGCACAGATTCACGCAGGTGGTCGTGGTAAAGGTGGAGGTGTTAAGTTTTCTCCAAACATGGATAAACTTAAGGAAAATGCTCAGAATATCCTTGGAATGCAGTTGATCACTCCTCAAACTTCTGCTGAAGGTAAAAAAGTACACTCTGTTTTGATTGCAGAAGATGTTTATTATCCTGGAGAATCTGAAACTAAGGAATTTTATGTTTCTATTCTTTTAGACAGAGCTGAAGGGAAAAATACAATTGTATATTCTACTGAAGGAGGTATGGATATTGAGCACGTAGCAGAAGTAACTCCTCATTTAATTCACAACGAACTTATTGACCCAGCTATTGGTCTTCAAGGTTTCCAGGCTAGAAAAATTGCTTTCAACCTAGGTCTTGAAGGGAATGCTTTCAAGGAATTCACAAAATTCATTACTTCTCTATACAATGCTTATACTGGGATTGATGCTTCTCTTTTTGAGATCAACCCTGTATTAAAGACTTCTGATAACAAAATTATCGCTGTAGATGCTAAGGTAACTTTAGATGACAACTCATTGTTCCGTCACAAAGACCTTGCTGAGCTTAGAGATACAAGAGAAGAAGATCCAATGGATGTTGAAGCTGGTGAAGCTGGTCTTAACTTCGTGAAATTGGATGGTAACGTTGCTTGTATGGTAAACGGTGCTGGTCTTGCAATGGCAACTATGGATATCATCAAATTATCTGGTGGTAACCCTGCTAACTTCCTTGACGTAGGTGGTACTGCAGATGCTCAGAGAGTACAAACTGCTTTCGGAATCATCTTAAGAGATCCAAACGTAAAAGCGATCCTAATCAACATCTTCGGAGGTATCGTAAGATGTGACAGAGTTGCTCAAGGAGTTGTAGATGCTTATAAAGCTATGGGTAGCCTTCCGGTTCCATTGATCGTAAGATTACAAGGAACTAACGCTGTAGAAGCTAAAAAATTAATTGACGAGTCTGGTCTTCCGGTACACTCTGCAATTACTTTAGAAGAAGCTGCAAACAAAGTAAAAGAAGTTTTATCGTAA
- a CDS encoding chloride channel protein produces MKIHRRRRLIRTFNLLDQPIRFNPFVFSRTFFMWAITGLVGGSIAGGYWIVLEHFTEFLAHFQGWQVIPTMAVCGLLAGLVIHFIGDPGEIHLIVNNIRFNKGKLEPKNNPSMILSSLFCVASGGSLGPEAPLVQVTGSTGTWLGKIFRLKGEELRSLSIAGMASGFTALFGAPLGGSLFSLEILHHKHAVEYYKAIIPALVASCFSYLMFALIIHLGIGATWDLKAYHYTGVYDFLYATLFGIIGTLFGWIFIFVVKFFKKIFEYRNFPIYIKTLVGGIILGVIAYNFPITRYFGHNEINQLIGGNFGLNFLILVLVFKIIAIAITVTSGWRGGFIIPLFFVGTTLGLIIHNLFPTVDTTLAIVSCMAAINACVTRTPMSTTIILGTLTGFTYFVPILFASLTGYFLAPKIPFIGSQSEKLAEE; encoded by the coding sequence ATGAAGATTCACAGAAGAAGACGGCTTATAAGAACATTCAACCTTTTGGATCAACCAATCAGGTTTAATCCGTTTGTATTCAGCCGTACTTTTTTTATGTGGGCCATTACAGGTCTTGTAGGCGGTAGTATTGCCGGCGGATATTGGATTGTACTGGAGCATTTTACCGAATTTTTGGCACATTTTCAAGGCTGGCAGGTGATTCCTACCATGGCAGTCTGTGGTTTGCTGGCAGGTTTGGTAATCCACTTTATCGGTGATCCCGGAGAAATTCATTTGATTGTCAACAACATCAGATTTAACAAGGGAAAACTGGAGCCGAAAAATAATCCCTCCATGATTCTTTCATCCCTTTTCTGTGTTGCATCAGGAGGAAGCCTAGGTCCCGAAGCACCATTGGTACAGGTTACCGGATCCACAGGAACCTGGCTGGGAAAAATTTTCAGATTGAAAGGTGAAGAATTACGTTCTCTAAGTATTGCCGGAATGGCCTCTGGTTTTACAGCATTATTTGGAGCACCACTCGGAGGAAGTCTTTTTTCGTTGGAAATTCTTCATCATAAGCACGCTGTGGAATATTACAAAGCCATCATCCCTGCATTGGTAGCAAGCTGTTTCAGCTATCTGATGTTTGCATTAATTATCCATTTGGGAATTGGTGCCACCTGGGATCTGAAAGCTTACCATTACACAGGAGTATACGACTTTCTATATGCAACATTGTTCGGAATTATAGGAACTTTGTTTGGATGGATCTTTATTTTCGTGGTGAAATTCTTCAAAAAGATTTTTGAATACAGAAATTTTCCCATCTATATCAAAACATTGGTAGGAGGAATTATTTTAGGAGTTATTGCCTATAATTTCCCAATTACAAGATACTTTGGACACAACGAGATCAATCAATTAATAGGAGGAAACTTCGGATTAAATTTCTTGATTTTAGTACTTGTCTTTAAAATAATAGCCATTGCCATTACGGTAACTTCCGGGTGGAGAGGCGGTTTTATCATACCGCTTTTCTTTGTAGGAACAACATTGGGATTAATTATCCATAATTTATTTCCAACGGTGGATACCACCCTGGCCATTGTAAGTTGTATGGCTGCCATCAATGCCTGTGTTACAAGAACTCCGATGAGTACTACTATTATTTTAGGAACACTTACAGGGTTTACTTATTTCGTACCGATATTGTTTGCAAGCCTTACAGGATATTTCCTTGCTCCTAAGATTCCGTTCATCGGTTCACAGTCTGAGAAATTAGCGGAAGAATAG
- a CDS encoding DUF423 domain-containing protein: protein MKTITLIFGAVYGMLSVILGAFGAHALKKILSVERLESFETGVRYQMYAAFFLLIIGYILKFETSTEKWTSILMIAGTLLFSVSIYFLSLQDYLGANLKFLGPITPLGGLLMILSWGMLILYFAKNKI from the coding sequence ATGAAAACAATTACCCTGATTTTTGGAGCAGTCTATGGAATGCTTTCTGTGATCCTTGGAGCATTTGGAGCACATGCCTTAAAGAAAATATTATCGGTAGAAAGACTCGAAAGTTTTGAAACCGGAGTAAGATACCAGATGTACGCAGCATTTTTCCTGCTGATCATCGGATATATTTTAAAATTTGAAACCTCTACAGAAAAATGGACTTCCATTTTAATGATTGCAGGAACCCTTTTATTCTCAGTAAGTATCTATTTCTTGAGCCTACAGGACTATTTGGGGGCTAATCTTAAATTCCTTGGTCCTATTACGCCACTTGGAGGACTATTGATGATTCTAAGCTGGGGAATGCTTATTCTTTATTTTGCTAAAAATAAAATATAA
- a CDS encoding hydroxymethylglutaryl-CoA reductase, degradative, which translates to MNHKPIEGFSKLPKQGKIDWLVNEYLEGNQEYQNILKQYWNEDAGIQKLHDEFSENTISNFYMPYGIAPNFLIDGKLLALPMAVEESSVVAAASKAAKFWIDKGGFKTTIINTEKLGHTHFIFNVESHKLLHFFNFSLKKKLLESTEEITANMRKRGGGILNINLVDKTAEMPNYFQLKASFDTVDSMGANFINSCLEQFGKTLRQEVATSEDFTQEEKNSLQIVMNILSNFTPDCIVRAEVSCKMEDLKDDSGISPEEFASKFKQAVTIAEIEPYRATTHNKGVMNGVDAVVIATGNDFRATEACAHAYAARDGQYRSLTHCTTDNGIFRFWIDLPISVGVVGGLTNLHPLVKFSLALLGKPSAQELMSILAVSGLAQNFGALRSLVTTGIQKGHMKMHLLNILNQLGATEEEKQHFVTYFKDKTVSHHEVINEFNRMRGN; encoded by the coding sequence ATGAATCATAAACCAATCGAAGGTTTTTCTAAGCTTCCAAAGCAGGGGAAAATCGACTGGCTCGTAAACGAATATCTTGAGGGAAATCAGGAATATCAAAATATATTAAAGCAATATTGGAATGAAGATGCAGGTATTCAGAAACTTCATGATGAGTTTTCTGAAAATACGATTTCCAATTTCTATATGCCCTACGGAATTGCTCCGAACTTTTTAATTGACGGAAAGCTATTGGCCCTTCCAATGGCTGTTGAAGAAAGTTCAGTAGTAGCAGCAGCTTCCAAGGCCGCAAAATTCTGGATCGATAAAGGAGGATTTAAAACGACCATTATCAATACAGAAAAATTGGGACACACGCATTTTATATTTAATGTGGAATCCCATAAACTATTGCATTTCTTTAATTTCAGTTTAAAGAAAAAACTTCTTGAATCTACAGAGGAAATTACGGCCAACATGAGAAAACGTGGCGGTGGAATTCTGAATATAAATCTTGTGGATAAGACTGCAGAAATGCCGAATTATTTCCAGTTGAAAGCAAGCTTTGATACCGTAGATTCAATGGGAGCCAACTTTATCAATTCATGTCTTGAGCAGTTTGGAAAAACATTAAGACAGGAAGTGGCTACAAGCGAAGATTTTACTCAGGAAGAAAAGAACTCATTACAGATTGTGATGAATATTCTTTCTAATTTTACTCCAGACTGTATTGTAAGAGCTGAGGTTTCCTGTAAAATGGAAGACTTAAAAGACGACAGCGGTATTTCTCCTGAAGAATTTGCTTCCAAGTTTAAGCAGGCTGTTACCATCGCTGAAATTGAACCTTACCGTGCTACTACACACAATAAAGGAGTAATGAATGGGGTAGATGCCGTAGTAATAGCAACCGGAAATGACTTCAGAGCAACAGAAGCCTGTGCTCATGCCTATGCTGCAAGAGACGGACAATACAGATCACTGACTCATTGTACAACAGACAACGGAATTTTCAGATTCTGGATTGATCTTCCGATTTCTGTAGGAGTAGTAGGAGGGTTAACCAATCTTCACCCATTGGTAAAATTCTCTCTGGCCTTACTTGGAAAACCTTCAGCTCAGGAATTAATGAGTATTCTGGCTGTTTCCGGATTGGCACAAAACTTTGGAGCTTTACGTTCATTGGTAACCACGGGAATTCAGAAAGGTCATATGAAAATGCACTTATTGAATATTCTTAATCAATTAGGAGCTACAGAAGAAGAGAAACAACACTTTGTGACCTATTTTAAAGATAAGACAGTGAGCCACCACGAGGTGATCAATGAGTTTAACAGAATGAGAGGAAACTAA